The proteins below come from a single Necator americanus strain Aroian chromosome V, whole genome shotgun sequence genomic window:
- a CDS encoding hypothetical protein (NECATOR_CHRV.G19933.T1), whose protein sequence is MSVSKATAGALCLSTFTLLISLYAIYNIYTDVRGIWMQLDEQMVEFKVQTDDIWTQMLGLGAATPATRQRRQGKDQYGAYEAQGVNAGPVCACFQSSASGSRGGGGGSGGSGGSGSSSASFEDEYGTGGCPRGPAGPQGSPGLDGVPGHDGIDGFPGEDADDWQNAPFNGCVQCPPGKPGAAGERGKPGVRGMRGQRGTPGMPGNDGNPGSPGEMGPPGPPGEDGHPGPNGEKGQDAEQVVPRKGPRGPTGESGEPGPVGDPGKEGPVGEAGPPGPDGTPGFQGAGGRPGEEGSQGQAGNVGADATYCPCPPRDQKKQEQFSAPASQGAAAPASEYSAGTGGYTGGVGHAASHYGR, encoded by the exons ATGAGCGTTTCGAAAGCGACAGCGGGTGCGCTGTGCCTCTCTACATTCACTTTACTCATATCCCTCTATGCCATCTATAATATTTATACGGATGTTCGCGGTATTTGGATGCAGCTCGATGAGCAGATGGTAGAGTTCAAG GTGCAAACTGATGATATCTGGACGCAAATGCTCGGACTTGGTGCTGCCACCCCAGCAACTCGTCAGAGACGTCAAGGCAAGGACCAGTACGGAGCCTACGAAGCGCAAGGAGTTAACGCTGGACCAGTTTGTG CTTGCTTCCAAAGCAGCGCAAGTGGTAGTCGTGGCGGAGGCGGAGGAAGTGGTGGTAGTGGAGGAAGTGGTAGCAGTTCAGCTAGCTTCGAGGACGAATACGGCACCGGTGGATGTCCACGTGGCCCAGCTGGACCACAAGGCTCTCCTGGTTTGGACGGTGTACCTGGTCACGACGGCATAGATGGCTTCCCG GGTGAGGACGCTGACGATTGGCAGAACGCGCCGTTCAATGGCTGCGTCCAATGTCCTCCGGGAAAGCCGGGTGCGGCGGGCGAGCGCGGTAAACCG GGCGTCCGCGGTATGCGCGGCCAGAGAGGGACGCCGGGAATGCCGGGCAACGACGGAAACCCAGGCAGCCCCGGAGAAATGGGACCACCAGGACCGCCAGGTGAGGATGGACATCCCGGACCCAACGGAGAAAAG GGCCAAGACGCTGAGCAGGTTGTCCCTCGCAAAGGACCACGTGGACCAACAGGAGAGAGCGGTGAACCGGGCCCTGTCGGCGACCCTGGAAAAGAAGGTCCAGTCGGGGAGGCTGGCCCACCAGGACCGGATGGCACGCCTGGGTTCCAAGGTGCGGGTGGGCGCCCGGGCGAAGAAGGATCGCAAGGACAAGCAGGAAACGTGGGCGCCGACGCTACATACTGCCCCTGCCCCCCGAGAGACCAAAAGAAG CAGGAACAATTCTCAGCGCCAGCTTCTCAAGGAGCGGCAGCTCCCGCCTCCGAGTATTCTGCGGGGACAGGAGGATACACTGGAGGAGTCGGACACGCTGCTTCTCACTATGGACGGTAA
- a CDS encoding hypothetical protein (NECATOR_CHRV.G19934.T3) — MKLTALIVLLVKLLSGNAQHGPSPPAPFVNENPSGVGEALPPAPPPSDCSGVQCPNGTKCKMIEEPCNQLPCLEPLPECVRETTAAETASSSTKCAGVKCAEGKPMCINKAPPLLRCPKNESWSDCSTKCEPSCEIRIPKCDRQCGEPKCQCNPGFLRHHSGTCVSSGEC, encoded by the exons ATGAAGTTGACTGCTTTG ATTGTCCTATTGGTTAAGCTACTATCTGGCAACGCCCAACATGGCCCAT CCCCACCGGCTCCTTTTGTAAACGAAAACCCTTCTGGAGTTGGAGAAGCTCTCCCACCTGCTCCACCACCTTCAGATTGCAGCGGCGTACAGTGTCCTAATGGAACAAAATGTAAAATGATTGAAGAGCCATGCAATCAGCTTCCATGCCTGGAGCCTCTTCCGGAATGTGTACGGGAAA CTACGGCGGCAGAAACAGCCTCTTCTTCTACAAAATGTGCTGGCGTCAAATGTGCAGAGGGAAAG ccaATGTGCATCAATAAGGCGCCACCACTGCTGAGATGTCCAAAAAATGAGTCGTGGAGTGACTGTTCGACGAAATGCGAACCCAGTTGCGAGATAAGAATACCG AAATGCGATCGACAATGTGGTGAACCAAAATGTCAATGCAATCCAGGGTTTCTCAGGCACCATTCTGGAACATGCGTTTCTTCTGGCGAGTGCTAG
- a CDS encoding hypothetical protein (NECATOR_CHRV.G19934.T2), with amino-acid sequence MKLTALIVLLVKLLSGNAQHGPSPPAPFVNENPSGVGEALPPAPPPSDCSGVQCPNGTKCKMIEEPCNQLPCLEPLPECVRETPELPSPTVSIQQPHIMRSKSQSSVMTTTTTRSPSTFRKTTTHSTAAETASSSTKCAGVKCAEGKPMCINKAPPLLRCPKNESWSDCSTKCEPSCEIRIPKCDRQCGEPKCQCNPGFLRHHSGTCVSSGEC; translated from the exons ATGAAGTTGACTGCTTTG ATTGTCCTATTGGTTAAGCTACTATCTGGCAACGCCCAACATGGCCCAT CCCCACCGGCTCCTTTTGTAAACGAAAACCCTTCTGGAGTTGGAGAAGCTCTCCCACCTGCTCCACCACCTTCAGATTGCAGCGGCGTACAGTGTCCTAATGGAACAAAATGTAAAATGATTGAAGAGCCATGCAATCAGCTTCCATGCCTGGAGCCTCTTCCGGAATGTGTACGGGAAA CACCGGAACTTCCTTCGCCGACAGTCTCTATACAACAGCCACACATTATGAGGTCGAAATCGCAGAGTTCTGTTATGACCACCACAACGACGCGGTCACCATCTACTTTTCGGAAAACTACTACTCATT CTACGGCGGCAGAAACAGCCTCTTCTTCTACAAAATGTGCTGGCGTCAAATGTGCAGAGGGAAAG ccaATGTGCATCAATAAGGCGCCACCACTGCTGAGATGTCCAAAAAATGAGTCGTGGAGTGACTGTTCGACGAAATGCGAACCCAGTTGCGAGATAAGAATACCG AAATGCGATCGACAATGTGGTGAACCAAAATGTCAATGCAATCCAGGGTTTCTCAGGCACCATTCTGGAACATGCGTTTCTTCTGGCGAGTGCTAG
- a CDS encoding hypothetical protein (NECATOR_CHRV.G19934.T1) encodes MKLTALIVLLVKLLSGNAQHGPSPPAPFVNENPSGVGEALPPAPPPSDCSGVQCPNGTKCKMIEEPCNQLPCLEPLPECVRETPELPSPTVSIQQPHIMRSKSQSSVMTTTTTRSPSTFRKTTTHSTAAETASSSTKCAGVKCAEGKVCRIVDIQCKAQDCPRSQPMCINKAPPLLRCPKNESWSDCSTKCEPSCEIRIPKCDRQCGEPKCQCNPGFLRHHSGTCVSSGEC; translated from the exons ATGAAGTTGACTGCTTTG ATTGTCCTATTGGTTAAGCTACTATCTGGCAACGCCCAACATGGCCCAT CCCCACCGGCTCCTTTTGTAAACGAAAACCCTTCTGGAGTTGGAGAAGCTCTCCCACCTGCTCCACCACCTTCAGATTGCAGCGGCGTACAGTGTCCTAATGGAACAAAATGTAAAATGATTGAAGAGCCATGCAATCAGCTTCCATGCCTGGAGCCTCTTCCGGAATGTGTACGGGAAA CACCGGAACTTCCTTCGCCGACAGTCTCTATACAACAGCCACACATTATGAGGTCGAAATCGCAGAGTTCTGTTATGACCACCACAACGACGCGGTCACCATCTACTTTTCGGAAAACTACTACTCATT CTACGGCGGCAGAAACAGCCTCTTCTTCTACAAAATGTGCTGGCGTCAAATGTGCAGAGGGAAAGGTTTGTAGAATCGTAGACATCCAGTGCAAGGCGCAAGAttgtccgagatcacagccaATGTGCATCAATAAGGCGCCACCACTGCTGAGATGTCCAAAAAATGAGTCGTGGAGTGACTGTTCGACGAAATGCGAACCCAGTTGCGAGATAAGAATACCG AAATGCGATCGACAATGTGGTGAACCAAAATGTCAATGCAATCCAGGGTTTCTCAGGCACCATTCTGGAACATGCGTTTCTTCTGGCGAGTGCTAG